A stretch of Henckelia pumila isolate YLH828 chromosome 4, ASM3356847v2, whole genome shotgun sequence DNA encodes these proteins:
- the LOC140865916 gene encoding uncharacterized protein translates to MAATTVSVQSRCCSAHFQAPSLYSSTRSHLPIRTFLQLQPRRPAATLLLLLQKGRNPIHNNGFWGVSSRSGMVMGDDGGDFDEDDEDDEEDEDRSLDLLIRFVENVFKKVSRKARKAVKSVLPIPISTKLVGFAVNGTIILTFLWVLKAFLEVICTLGSVVFTSILLIRGIWTGISYFQETRSYRAEDDEREVWTGTQPAFE, encoded by the exons ATGGCGGCGACCACCGTCTCCGTACAATCTCGGTGTTGCTCCGCTCACTTTCAAGCACCGTCGCTCTATTCCTCCACCAGATCTCACCTTCCAATCAGAACCTTCCTGCAATTGCAGCCCCGCCGCCCCGCCGCGACTCTTCTCCTCCTCCTCCAG AAGGGTCGGAATCCAATACACAATAATGGCTTTTGGGGAGTGAGCTCGCGAAGTGGTATGGTGATGGGTGACGATGGAGGTGATTTTGATGAAGATGACGAggatgatgaagaagatgaagatagGAGCTTGGATCTCCTGATCAGGTTTGTGGAGAATGTGTTCAAGAAGGTATCGAGGAAAGCACGCAAGGCAGTTAAATCTGTTCTTCCTATTCCCATCTCCACTAAATTG GTCGGATTTGCTGTTAATGGAACTATAATTCTAACCTTTTTGTGGGTTCTGAAGGCATTCTTGGAG GTAATATGCACCCTTGGCAGTGTCGTTTTTACAAGTATTCTGTTGATTCGTGGAATCTGGACCGGGATTTCCTACTTCCAAGAAACCCGCAGTTATAGAGCAGAGGATGATGAGCGTGAAGTTTGGACTGGCACCCAACCTGCCTTTGAATGA
- the LOC140865618 gene encoding amino acid permease 6-like has translation MMKEASLSTEVGDDFSKFDDDGRIKRTGTMLTASAHIITAVIGSGVLSLAWTIAQLGWIAGPIALVAFSVITWFTSILMADCYRSADGKRNPTYRAAVQSYLGGYKILLCGIAQYSAIVGVSIGYSITTSISMVAVKRSNCFHKHGHKSGCHVPNNPYIITNGLIQIVLSQIPNFHKLELLSIVAAVMSFAYSSIGLSLSMAKIAEGGHPKTSLTGIPIGDHMSSTAKMWNTFSALGNIAFAYAFPQVLVEIQDTIRSGAPENVVMKKATLIGISISTIFYMLCGILGYAAFGNNAPGNFLTGFGFDEPFWLIDIANLCIVIHLIGAYQVYSQPLFGFVETWARTKWGKSEFITKEFPVGDNFNLNLFRLVWRTFYVITTTVVAMLFPFFNDFVGLVGAITFWPLTVYLPIEMYISRTKIRRGSYPWVWMQCLSCICLIISLLAAAGSINGLIKSLATYKPFHSVS, from the exons ATGATGAAGGAGGCAAGTTTAAGCACTGAAGTGGgagatgatttttctaagtTTGATGACGATGGTCGCATAAAAAGAAcag GAACAATGCTGACAGCGAGCGCTCATATAATAACGGCTGTAATTGGGTCGGGTGTATTATCTCTGGCCTGGACCATTGCTCAATTGGGCTGGATCGCTGGGCCCATTGCCCTAGTGGCCTTTTCTGTAATTACTTGGTTTACATCCATTCTAATGGCTGATTGCTACCGATCCGCTGATGGCAAGAGAAATCCCACCTATCGGGCTGCTGTCCAGTCTTATTTAG GAGGATACAAGATCTTGCTCTGTGGGATAGCTCAGTACAGCGCGATCGTGGGCGTATCCATCGGATACTCCATAACCACCTCCATCAGCATGGT GGCCGTGAAGAGGTCGAATTGCTTCCACAAACACGGCCATAAATCTGGTTGTCATGTACCAAACAATCCCTACATTATCACAAATGGACTCATACAAATAGTTCTGAGCCAGATCCCAAATTTTCACAAGCTAGAGCTGCTTTCCATCGTGGCCGCAGTCATGTCCTTCGCCTATTCCTCCATCGGCCTCTCTCTTTCCATGGCGAAAATCGCAG AGGGAGGGCATCCCAAGACTAGCCTAACTGGAATACCAATTGGAGATCATATGTCGAGTACCGCGAAGATGTGGAACACCTTTTCTGCCCTTGGAAACATTGCATTTGCTTATGCTTTCCCTCAAGTTCTTGTAGAGATACAG GATACCATAAGATCCGGAGCCCCGGAAAATGTTGTCATGAAAAAAGCCACTCTAATAGGAATCTCAATCTCCACCATTTTCTACATGTTGTGTGGGATATTGGGATATGCTGCATTTGGCAACAATGCACCTGGAAATTTTCTGACTGGATTCGGCTTCGACGAGCCATTCTGGCTCATCGATATAGCTAACTTATGCATAGTCATTCACCTCATTGGAGCTTATCAG GTGTATAGCCAACCACTCTTTGGTTTTGTGGAGACATGGGCCAGAACCAAGTGGGGAAAGAGTGAATTCATCACCAAAGAATTCCCAGTTGGTGACAACTTCAACTTGAACTTATTCAGGCTGGTTTGGAGGACCTTTTATGTGATCACCACCACAGTTGTGGCCATGCTTTTCCCCTTCTTCAATGACTTTGTGGGGCTAGTTGGAGCCATCACCTTCTGGCCTTTGACTGTTTATTTACCTATAGAGATGTACATTTCGAGGACGAAGATAAGACGCGGCTCGTACCCTTGGGTTTGGATGCAGTGTCTCAGTTGCATTTGCCTGATCATATCGTTGCTCGCTGCCGCCGGATCCATCAATGGACTGATCAAGTCCCTCGCGACCTATAAGCCGTTCCATTCGGTGTCTTGA
- the LOC140866660 gene encoding pathogenesis-related protein 1-like, translating into MGSTPTKTTLPKVSLFIILTMLHYSVEAQNSPQDYLNAHNAVRASVGVQPMTWDENVAAYARDYASQNTGDCELVHSQGPYGENLAEGSGELTGTDAVSLWVGEKSNYDYPSNSCTGGMCGHYTQVVWNESVRLGCARVQCENGGWYVSCNYDPAGNVIGQPPY; encoded by the coding sequence ATGGGAAGTACTCCAACGAAAACAACACTGCCAAAAGTAAGTCTCTTCATTATCCTAACCATGTTGCATTACTCTGTTGAAGCACAAAACTCCCCACAAGACTACTTAAACGCTCACAACGCCGTCCGTGCCTCGGTAGGTGTTCAGCCTATGACATGGGACGAAAACGTCGCGGCTTATGCACGAGACTACGCAAGTCAAAACACCGGTGATTGCGAACTCGTGCACTCCCAAGGTCCATACGGGGAGAATCTTGCCGAGGGGAGCGGTGAGTTAACCGGCACAGATGCGGTGAGTTTGTGGGTCGGGGAGAAGTCCAACTACGACTACCCGTCCAACTCTTGCACCGGAGGAATGTGCGGGCACTACACGCAAGTCGTCTGGAACGAGTCGGTCCGGCTTGGTTGCGCTCGGGTTCAATGTGAGAATGGGGGTTGGTATGTTTCTTGCAACTATGATCCTGCAGGCAATGTCATTGGCCAACCTCCCTATTGA
- the LOC140866606 gene encoding uncharacterized protein yields the protein MAALSNRSPSPNASRPSSLNPNSRNQENNPATRKSFSGNNNPLGKPSVLTNLRRFDPVTPANSPSESSNFSRRSVGKESCLGSFLNVSEEKENDEKDMNFMAAKLRSPAKNSKNFMSPTISAASKFTPSPRKKVLVERNDPVRTSMSLSDGKAMFFSASSTTDVSETLEPNSDLGFDQNHSIDGSLDAEVADSQENEAVPEDPAVSKPLKRVTFLDAPTDSESVVTDSDENFLESSLKNKSSCSDVSQSIAPLDADPSMPPYDPKTNYLSPRPQFLYYKPNPRIDMLLNKNRPDSDEFMQLEEDFTEDSMSETISDSEHTEESQAEDLQEEEPGLTASADMVVGVTEMEELSASVDLPESLPVSLPSTDEMSENSVHKIDKKPRGFSRLICGSMFLVVLIAFASVYITHSPLVDEFVLKKSGFSDFSDVYHQSKEKFDWVARHINQFQVDSLSFISALMNKLSEGEIIGPLQFMNLTDLQKKIWNEEHFQIHHGLMDDLEEDELEDFTEEEEYAVLDTDEKFDEEIEEYDRLETEEISPYSGIFSELDEPKIWKNVEVENGVPREDDQLAASSQDQESRFEAKDVEMEPEIIDAENFNAETNVGSSAGADVNVLNHEEGSLEVDSSGEESVKSSPVLESPPPQISEEKFPTKYIIGISSVLVALSTVAVLIYLNKKKPNLAKEEVVLQTAESLMVKKQLDNEFAGTEHISEERRLSTHTEVDLLGGSWPSEISSFEKSYKEERKGADEVQSLENNPKRYSKRESLASSSGYSGGSPSYGSFTTYERLPTKHATNKDEDVEVITPVRRSSRLRNQITSP from the exons AATCTTCAAATTTTTCACGAAGATCCGTGGGGAAAGAAAGCTGTCTGGGTTCATTTCTTAACGTTTCTGAAGAGAAAGAGAACGATGAAAAAGACATGAATTTCATGGCCGCTAAACTCCGGTCTCCGGCAAAAAATTCCAAGAATTTCATGTCGCCTACTATTTCGGCCGCCTCAAAATTTACCCCATCTCCAAGAAAAAAGGTGTTGGTGGAGAGAAACGATCCTGTTCGAACCTCAATGTCGTTATCTGATGGAAAAGCTATGTTTTTCTCCGCCTCGTCCACAACCGATGTTTCCGAAACTTTAGAGCCAAATTCTGACCTGGGATTTGACCAGAACCACTCCATTGATGGTTCCCTGGATGCAGAAGTTGCTGATTCTCAGGAAAATGAGGCTGTTCCTGAAGATCCAGCAGTTTCCAAGCCTTTGAAAAGGGTGACATTCTTAGATGCACCTACAGATTCTGAATCAGTGGTTACTGATTCAGATGAAAATTTTCTCGAATCGAGCTTAAAGAACAAGAGTTCTTGTTCAGATGTTTCTCAATCCATAGCGCCCCTCGATGCAGATCCATCCATGCCTCCTTATGATCCTAAGACCAATTACCTTTCTCCAAGGCCTCAGTTTCTTTATTACAAGCCAAATCCCAGGATCGACATGCTCTTGAACAAGAACAGGCCGGATTCGGATGAATTTATGCAGCTAGAAGAAGATTTCACTGAAGATTCCATGTCTGAAACCATATCAGATTCCGAGCACACAGAGGAATCTCAGGCGGAGGATCTGCAAGAGGAGGAGCCTGGGCTTACTGCTTCAGCTGATATGGTAGTAGGCGTAACCGAAATGGAAGAATTGTCTGCGTCTGTTGATCTGCCTGAATCTTTACCGGTCAGTTTGCCTTCTACTGATGAAATGTCAGAGAATTCGGTGCATAAAATCGACAAGAAACCGCGGGGTTTCTCTCGATTGATTTGTGGCTCTATGTTTCTGGTTGTTTTGATTGCTTTTGCATCAGTTTACATCACTCATTCGCCATTAGTTGACGAATTCGTTTTGAAAAAATCGGGCTTCTCTGATTTTAGTGACGTTTATCACCAATCAAAGGAGAAATTTGATTGGGTTGCAAGACATATCAATCAGTTCCAAGTTGATTCTTTGTCTTTCATTTCTGCACTAATGAACAAGCTCAGTGAAGGAGAAATAATAGGCCCTTTGCAGTTCATGAATCTTACTGATCTTCAAAAGAAAATTTGGAATGAGGAACATTTTCAGATCCATCACGGATTGATGGATGATCTTGAAGAAGATGAGTTGGAGGATTTTACAGAGGAAGAAGAATATGCAGTACTAGATACTGATGAAAAATTTGATGAGGAAATTGAAGAATACGACAGATTAGAAACTGAAGAAATCTCTCCTTACTCTGGAATATTTTCTGAGTTAGATGAGCCTAAGATTTGGAAAAATGTAGAAGTCGAAAATGGAGTTCCCCGTGAAGATGATCAATTAGCTGCTTCCTCTCAGGACCAAGAAAGTAGATTTGAAGCCAAAGATGTAGAAATGGAGCCTGAGATCATTGATGCTGAAAATTTCAACGCCGAAACTAATGTCGGTTCTTCGGCTGGCGCTGATGTTAATGTGTTGAACCATGAAGAAGGTTCATTAGAAGTTGATTCGTCTGGTGAAGAATCTGTCAAAAGCTCACCAGTACTGGAGTCGCCGCCACCTCAGATATCAGAAGAAAAATTTCCTACAAAGTACATCATTGGCATTTCTTCCGTTTTGGTAGCTCTATCGACGGTTGCAGTACTGATATACTTGAACAAGAAAAAACCAAATCTAGCCAAAGAAGAAGTTGTTTTGCAAACCGCGGAATCATTGATGGTTAAGAAGCAGCTGGACAATGAATTTGCGGGCACAGAGCACATTTCCGAAGAAAGGCGGCTATCCACCCATACAGAGGTCGATTTGCTCGGTGGATCATGGCCTTCCGAAATCAGCAGCTTTGAAAAAAGTTACAAAGAGGAGAGGAAAGGGGCAGATGAAGTTCAAAGTTTGGAGAACAATCCAAAGAGGTATTCGAAAAGGGAGTCATTGGCTTCTTCATCAGGGTACTCCGGGGGTTCGCCATCATATGGAAGCTTCACCACATACGAAAGACTTCCCACTAAACAT GCAACGAACAAAGACGAGGACGTGGAAGTTATTACACCGGTGAGGCGTTCAAGCCGTCTCAGGAATCAGATCACATCTCCATGA